A portion of the Melitaea cinxia chromosome 1, ilMelCinx1.1, whole genome shotgun sequence genome contains these proteins:
- the LOC123654020 gene encoding uncharacterized PE-PGRS family protein PE_PGRS54-like, producing MAVKKLSNLGVGHGTSKDSEAISGSGFGSGIAGGLGHGYNKNSESGNEKESHGSGEAFVTSSIGSNVGLGGGSGSGNQKGSSGGLSFGHGSSGELGSGIVGGFGGGQSKEFGSTIGKGNHGSGGAFVVNSSGTNVGLGGSSNLGSAVGGSGGLGTGHVESSKPEEGSIGSFGGSTVGSGNKKGNNGSGETFIASGSTLSGSLGESSSSGAISGGSGTHSIAHGGSGQLGAGPAGGFGGKTVIGLDSGHSKGFGSTIGKESYGSGEALFISSSKSNVGLEGSSSLGGAIGGSGGLDIGHVGSAKSKEGSVGSFGGSTFGGLDHGNSKEFGSGNKKGSYGSGETFISTGSTFSGGLGESSSSDAISGGSGTHSIAHGGSGQLGAIPPGGFGGKTVAGQDSGYSKGFGSTIGKQNYGSGGALFISSSKSNVGLEGSSGLGGAIGGSGGLDIGHVGSAKSKEGSVGSFGGSTFGGLDHGHSKEFGSGNKKGSYGSGETFISTGSTFSGGLGGSSSSGAISGGSATHSLAHGGSGQLGAGSAGGFGGKTVVGLDSGHSKGFGSTIGKESYGSGGALFISSSKSNVGLEGSSSLGGAIGGSGGLDIGHVGSAKSKEGSVGSFGGSTFGALDHGHSKEFGSGNKKGSYGSGETFISTGSTFSGGLGGSSSSGAISGGSGTHSIAHGGSGQLGAGPAGGFGGKTVVGLDSGHSKGFGSTTGKESYGSGGELFISSSKSNVGLEGSSSLGGATGGSGGLDIGHVGSAKSKEGSVGSFGGSTFEGLDHGHSKEFGSGNKKGSYGSGETFISTGSTFSGGLGESSSSDGISGGSGTHSIAHGGSGQLGAGPAVGFGGKIVVGQDSGYSKGFGSTVGKGNQGNGGAFVINSSRSNAGLGGGSNLGSAIGGSTGLGTGHVGSPKSKEGSIGSFGGSTFGGLDHGHSKEFGSGNKKGSYGSGETFISTGSTYSGGLGGSSSSGAISGGSGTHSLAHGGSGQLGAGPASGFGGKTVVGLDSGHSNGFGSTIGKESYGSGGALFISSSKSNVGLEGSSSLGGAIGGSGGLDIGHVGSAKSKEGSVGSFGGSTFGGLDNGNSKEFGSGNKKGSYGSGETFISTGSTFSGGLGGSSSSGAISGGSGTQSIAHGGSGQLGAIPPGGYGGKTVVGLDSGHSKGFGSTTGKESYGSGGALFISSSKSNVGLEGSSSLGGAIGGSGGLDIGHVGSAKSKEGSVGSFGGSTFGGLDHGHSKEFGSGNKKGSYGSGETFISTGSTFSGGLGGSSSSGVISGGSGTHSLAHGGSGQLGAGPAGGFGGKTVVGLDSGHSKGFGSTTGKESYGSGGELFISSSKSNVGLEGSSSLGGATGGSGGLDIGHVGSAKSKEGSVGSFGSSTFGGLDHGHSKEFGSGNKKGSYGSGETFISTGSTFSGSLGESSSSGGISGGSGTHSIAHGGSGQLGAGPAVGFGGKIVVGRDSGYSKGFGSTVGKGNQSNGGAFVINSSGSNAGLGGGSNLGSAIGGSTGLGTGHVGSAKSKEGSIGSFGGSTFGGLDHGHSKEFGSGNKKGSYGSGETFISTGSTFSGGLGGSSSSGAISGGPGTHSLAHGGSGQLGAGPAGGFGGKTVVGLDSGHSKGFGSTIGKESYGSGGALFISSSKSNVGLEGSSSLGGAIGGSGGLDIGHVGSAKSKEGSVGSFGGSTFGGLDHGHSKEFGSGNKKGSYGSGETFISTGSTFSGGLGGSSSSGAISGGSGTHSLAHGGSGQLGAGPAGGFGGKTVVGLDSGHSKGFGSTIGKESYGSGGALFISSSKSNVGLEGSSSLGGAIGGSGGLDIGHVGSAKSKEGSVGSFGGSTFGGLDHGHSKEFGSGNKKGSYGSGETFISTGSTFSGGLGESSSSGAISGGSGTHSIAHGGSGQLGAGPAGGFGGKTVVGLDSGHSKGFGSTTGKESYGSGGELFISSSKSNVGLEGSSSLGGATGGSGGLDIGHVGSAKSKEGSVGSFGGSTFGGLDHGHSKEFGSGNKKGSYGSGETFISTGSTFSGGLGESSSSGAISGGSGTHSIAHGGSGQLGAGPAGGFGGKTVVGLDSGHSKGFGSTTGKESYGSGGELFISSSKSNVGLEGSSSLGGATGGSGGLDIGHVGSAKSKEGSVGSFGGSTFGGLDHGHSKEFGSGNKKGSYGSGETFISTGSTFSGGLGESSSSGAISGGSGTHSIAHGGSGQLGAGPAGGFGGKTVVGLDSGHSKGFGSTTGKESYGSGGELFISSSKSNVGLEGSSGLGGATGGSGGLDIGHVGSAKSKESSVGSFGGSTFEGLDHGHSKEFGSGNKKGSYGSGETFISTGSTFSGGLGESSSTGGLSGGSGSHGIVHGGSGQLGAGPTGGFGGSTVKNLGDGHGEGSGSSGKYSHGRGEAFFIGGSESGDGHREVSSLGGASGVSGGLATGHRISSELRSGSSGSFGGSIVGGLGGKYAKGSESNAKENHDSGGAVITSNSGSGVNLGGGGLNGGSGRFGSWSSGFGSYRGGSGFGGSFGGGNGRIDGNTGGYGGGHSMKWHESSSFGISSVGSTGGGVSGGRGSEGFGTGSRGNGGHSGGGRLGGLFDGSFGLRGGGFGGSRVHERSDLGISSGGCVAGICGGCRTGSCGRH from the exons ATGGCAGTAAAAAAACTTTC CAACCTTGGCGTTGGCCACGGGACATCTAAAGATTCAGAAGCAATATCAGGTAGTGGCTTCGGAAGTGGCATTGCTGGAGGTCTAGGCCATGGATACAATAAAAATTCTGAAAGCGGAAATGAAAAAGAAAGCCATGGCAGCGGAGAAGCATTCGTCACCAGTAGCATTGGATCTAACGTTGGCCTCGGAGGAGGTAGTGGTTCAGGCAATCAAAAAGGCAGCTCTGGAGGCCTGAGTTTTGGTCATGGATCATCTGGAGAATTAGGTAGTGGCATTGTCGGAGGTTTTGGAGGTGGACAGAGTAAAGAATTTGGAAGCACCATTGGAAAAGGAAATCACGGCAGCGGAGGAGCATTCGTCGTCAATAGTAGTGGAACTAATGTTGGCCTCGGAGGAAGTAGTAATTTAGGTAGTGCGGTTGGCGGCTCTGGAGGTCTGGGTACTGGCCACGTAGAATCATCAAAGCCAGAAGAAGGTTCAATAGGCAGTTTTGGAGGCAGCACTGTTGGAAGTGgcaataaaaaaggaaataatgGCAGCGGGGAAACTTTTATCGCCAGTGGCAGTACATTAAGCGGTAGCCTCGGAGAAAGTAGTAGTTCAGGCGCCATAAGTGGTGGCTCTGGAACTCATAGTATAGCCCATGGAGGTTCTGGACAGTTAGGAGCAGGACCAGCTGGTGGCTTTGGAGGTAAAACTGTTATAGGTCTAGACAGTGGACACAGTAAGGGATTTGGAAGCACCATTGGAAAAGAAAGCTACGGTAGTGGAGAAGCATTGTTCATCAGTAGCAGTAAATCTAATGTTGGCCTCGAAGGAAGTAGTAGTTTAGGCGGTGCGATTGGCGGCTCTGGTGGTCTAGATATTGGTCATGTAGGATCAGCAAAGTCAAAAGAGGGTTCAGTAGGCAGTTTTGGAGGCAGCACTTTTGGAGGTCTAGACCATGGAAACAGTAAAGAATTTGGAAGTGGCAATAAAAAAGGAAGTTATGGCAGCGGGGAAACTTTTATCTCCACTGGAAGTACATTTAGTGGTGGCCTCGGAGAAAGTAGTAGTTCAGACGCCATAAGTGGTGGCTCTGGAACCCATAGTATAGCCCATGGAGGTTCTGGACAGTTAGGAGCCATACCACCTGGTGGCTTCGGAGGTAAAACTGTTGCAGGTCAAGACAGTGGATACAGTAAGGGATTTGGAAGCACTATTGGAAAACAAAACTACGGTAGTGGAGGAGCATTGTTCATCAGTAGCAGTAAATCTAATGTTGGCCTCGAAGGAAGTAGTGGTTTAGGCGGTGCGATTGGCGGCTCTGGCGGTCTGGATATTGGTCATGTAGGATCAGCAAAGTCAAAAGAAGGTTCAGTAGGCAGTTTTGGAGGCAGCACTTTTGGAGGTCTAGACCATGGACACAGTAAAGAGTTTGGAAGTGGCAATAAAAAAGGAAGTTATGGCAGCGGGGAAACTTTCATCTCCACTGGCAGTACATTTAGTGGTGGCCTCGGAGGAAGTAGTAGTTCAGGCGCCATAAGTGGTGGCTCCGCAACCCATAGTTTAGCCCATGGAGGTTCTGGACAGCTAGGAGCAGGATCAGCTGGTGGCTTCGGAGGTAAAACTGTTGTAGGTCTAGACAGTGGACACAGTAAGGGATTTGGAAGCACCATTGGAAAAGAAAGCTACGGTAGTGGAGGAGCATTGTTCATCAGTAGCAGTAAATCTAATGTTGGCCTCGAAGGAAGTAGTAGTTTAGGCGGTGCGATTGGCGGCTCTGGCGGTCTGGATATTGGTCATGTAGGATCAGCAAAGTCAAAAGAAGGTTCAGTAGGCAGTTTTGGAGGCAGCACTTTTGGAGCTCTAGACCATGGACACAGTAAAGAGTTTGGAAGTGGCAATAAAAAAGGAAGTTATGGCAGCGGGGAAACTTTTATCTCCACTGGCAGTACATTTAGTGGTGGCCTCGGAGGAAGTAGTAGTTCAGGTGCCATAAGTGGTGGCTCTGGAACCCATAGTATAGCCCATGGAGGTTCTGGACAGTTAGGAGCAGGACCAGCTGGTGGCTTCGGAGGTAAAACTGTTGTAGGTCTAGACAGTGGACACAGTAAGGGATTTGGAAGCACCACTGGAAAAGAAAGCTACGGTAGTGGAGGAGAATTGTTCATCAGTAGCAGTAAATCTAATGTTGGCCTCGAAGGAAGTAGTAGTTTAGGCGGTGCGACTGGCGGCTCTGGTGGTCTGGATATTGGTCATGTAGGATCAGCAAAGTCAAAAGAGGGTTCAGTAGGCAGTTTTGGAGGCAGCACTTTTGAAGGTCTAGACCATGGACACAGTAAAGAGTTTGGAAGTGGCAATAAAAAAGGAAGTTATGGCAGCGGGGAAACTTTTATCTCCACTGGCAGTACATTTAGTGGTGGCCTCGGAGAAAGCAGTAGTTCAGACGGTATAAGTGGTGGCTCTGGAACCCATAGTATAGCCCATGGAGGTTCTGGACAGCTAGGAGCAGGACCAGCTGTAGGCTTCGGAGGTAAAATTGTTGTAGGTCAAGACAGTGGATACAGTAAAGGATTTGGAAGCACCGTTGGAAAAGGAAATCAAGGCAACGGAGGAGCATTCGTCATCAATAGTAGTCGATCTAATGCCGGCCTCGGAGGAGGTAGCAATTTAGGTAGCGCGATTGGCGGCTCTACAGGTCTGGGTACTGGCCACGTAGGATCACCAAAGTCAAAAGAAGGTTCAATAGGCAGTTTTGGAGGCAGCACTTTTGGAGGTCTAGACCATGGACACAGTAAAGAGTTTGGAAGTGGCAATAAAAAAGGAAGTTATGGCAGCGGGGAAACTTTCATTTCCACTGGCAGTACATACAGTGGTGGCCTCGGAGGAAGTAGTAGTTCAGGCGCCATAAGTGGTGGCTCTGGAACCCATAGTTTAGCCCATGGAGGTTCTGGACAGCTAGGAGCAGGACCAGCTAGTGGCTTCGGAGGTAAAACTGTTGTAGGTCTAGACAGTGGACACAGTAATGGATTTGGAAGCACCATTGGAAAAGAAAGCTACGGTAGTGGAGGAGCATTGTTCATCAGTAGCAGTAAATCTAATGTTGGCCTCGAAGGAAGTAGTAGTTTAGGCGGTGCGATTGGCGGCTCTGGCGGTCTGGATATTGGTCATGTAGGATCAGCAAAGTCAAAAGAGGGTTCAGTAGGCAGTTTTGGAGGCAGCACTTTTGGAGGTCTAGACAATGGAAACAGTAAAGAGTTTGGAAGTGGCAATAAAAAAGGAAGTTATGGCAGCGGGGAAACTTTTATCTCCACTGGCAGTACATTTAGTGGAGGCCTCGGAGGAAGTAGTAGTTCAGGCGCCATAAGTGGTGGCTCTGGAACCCAAAGTATAGCCCATGGAGGTTCTGGACAGTTAGGAGCCATACCACCTGGTGGCTACGGAGGTAAAACTGTTGTAGGTCTAGACAGTGGACACAGTAAGGGATTTGGAAGCACCACTGGAAAAGAAAGCTACGGTAGTGGAGGAGCATTGTTCATCAGTAGCAGTAAATCTAATGTTGGCCTCGAAGGAAGTAGTAGTTTAGGCGGTGCGATTGGCGGCTCTGGCGGTCTGGATATTGGTCATGTAGGATCAGCAAAGTCAAAAGAAGGTTCAGTAGGCAGTTTTGGAGGCAGCACTTTTGGAGGTCTAGACCATGGACACAGTAAAGAGTTTGGAAGTGGCAATAAAAAAGGAAGTTATGGCAGCGGGGAAACTTTTATCTCCACTGGCAGTACATTTAGTGGTGGCCTTGGAGGAAGTAGTAGTTCAGGCGTCATAAGTGGTGGCTCTGGAACCCATAGTTTAGCCCATGGAGGTTCTGGACAGCTAGGAGCAGGACCAGCTGGTGGCTTCGGAGGTAAAACTGTTGTAGGTCTAGACAGTGGACACAGTAAGGGATTTGGAAGCACCACTGGAAAAGAAAGCTACGGTAGTGGAGGAGAATTGTTCATCAGTAGCAGTAAATCTAATGTTGGCCTCGAAGGAAGTAGTAGTTTAGGCGGTGCGACTGGCGGCTCTGGTGGTCTGGATATTGGTCATGTAGGATCAGCAAAGTCAAAAGAGGGTTCAGTAGGCAGTTTTGGAAGCAGCACTTTTGGAGGTCTAGACCATGGACACAGTAAAGAGTTTGGAAGTGGCAATAAAAAAGGAAGTTATGGCAGCGGGGAAACTTTCATCTCCACTGGCAGTACATTTAGTGGTAGCCTCGGAGAAAGCAGTAGTTCAGGCGGTATAAGTGGTGGCTCTGGAACCCATAGTATAGCCCATGGAGGTTCTGGACAGCTAGGAGCAGGACCAGCTGTAGGCTTCGGAGGTAAAATTGTTGTAGGTCGAGACAGTGGATACAGTAAAGGATTTGGAAGCACCGTTGGAAAAGGAAATCAAAGCAACGGAGGAGCATTCGTCATCAATAGTAGTGGATCTAATGCCGGCCTCGGAGGAGGTAGCAATTTAGGTAGCGCGATTGGCGGCTCTACAGGTCTGGGTACTGGCCACGTAGGATCAGCAAAGTCAAAAGAAGGTTCAATAGGCAGTTTTGGAGGCAGCACTTTTGGAGGTCTAGACCATGGACACAGTAAAGAGTTTGGAAGTGGCAATAAAAAAGGAAGTTATGGCAGCGGGGAAACTTTCATTTCCACTGGCAGTACATTTAGTGGTGGCCTCGGAGGAAGTAGTAGTTCAGGCGCCATAAGTGGTGGCCCTGGAACCCATAGTTTAGCCCATGGAGGTTCTGGACAGCTAGGAGCAGGACCAGCTGGTGGCTTCGGAGGTAAAACTGTTGTAGGTCTAGACAGTGGACACAGTAAGGGATTTGGAAGCACCATTGGAAAAGAAAGCTACGGTAGTGGAGGAGCATTGTTCATCAGTAGCAGTAAATCTAATGTTGGCCTCGAAGGAAGTAGTAGTTTAGGCGGTGCGATTGGCGGCTCTGGCGGTCTGGATATTGGTCATGTAGGATCAGCAAAGTCAAAAGAAGGTTCAGTAGGCAGTTTTGGAGGCAGCACTTTTGGAGGTCTAGACCATGGACACAGTAAAGAATTTGGAAGTGGCAATAAAAAAGGAAGTTATGGCAGCGGGGAAACTTTTATCTCCACTGGCAGTACATTTAGTGGAGGCCTCGGAGGAAGTAGTAGTTCAGGCGCCATAAGTGGTGGCTCTGGAACCCATAGTTTAGCCCATGGAGGTTCTGGACAGCTAGGAGCAGGACCAGCTGGTGGCTTCGGAGGTAAAACTGTTGTAGGTCTAGACAGTGGACACAGTAAGGGATTTGGAAGCACCATTGGAAAAGAAAGCTACGGTAGTGGAGGAGCATTGTTCATCAGTAGCAGTAAATCTAATGTTGGCCTCGAAGGAAGTAGTAGTTTAGGCGGTGCGATTGGCGGCTCTGGCGGTCTGGATATTGGTCATGTAGGATCAGCAAAGTCAAAAGAAGGTTCAGTAGGCAGTTTTGGAGGCAGCACTTTTGGAGGTCTAGACCATGGACACAGTAAAGAGTTTGGAAGTGGCAATAAAAAAGGAAGTTATGGCAGCGGGGAAACTTTCATCTCCACTGGCAGTACATTTAGTGGTGGCCTCGGAGAAAGTAGTAGTTCAGGCGCCATAAGTGGTGGCTCTGGAACCCATAGTATAGCCCATGGAGGTTCTGGACAGCTAGGAGCAGGACCAGCTGGTGGCTTCGGAGGTAAAACTGTTGTAGGTCTAGACAGTGGACACAGTAAGGGATTTGGAAGCACCACTGGAAAAGAAAGCTACGGTAGTGGAGGAGAATTGTTCATCAGTAGCAGTAAATCTAATGTTGGCCTCGAAGGAAGTAGTAGTTTAGGCGGTGCGACTGGCGGCTCTGGTGGTCTGGATATTGGTCATGTAGGATCAGCAAAGTCAAAAGAAGGTTCAGTAGGCAGTTTTGGAGGCAGCACTTTTGGAGGTCTAGACCATGGACACAGTAAAGAGTTTGGAAGTGGCAATAAAAAAGGAAGTTATGGCAGCGGGGAAACTTTCATCTCCACTGGCAGTACATTTAGTGGTGGCCTCGGAGAAAGTAGTAGTTCAGGCGCCATAAGCGGTGGCTCTGGAACCCATAGTATAGCCCATGGAGGTTCTGGACAGCTAGGAGCAGGACCAGCTGGTGGCTTCGGAGGTAAAACTGTTGTAGGTCTAGACAGTGGACACAGTAAGGGATTTGGAAGCACCACTGGAAAAGAAAGCTACGGTAGTGGAGGAGAATTGTTCATCAGTAGCAGTAAATCTAATGTTGGCCTCGAAGGAAGTAGTAGTTTAGGCGGTGCGACTGGCGGCTCTGGTGGTCTGGATATTGGTCATGTAGGATCAGCAAAGTCAAAAGAAGGTTCAGTAGGCAGTTTTGGAGGCAGCACTTTTGGAGGTCTAGACCATGGACACAGTAAAGAGTTTGGAAGTGGCAATAAAAAAGGAAGTTATGGCAGCGGGGAAACTTTCATCTCCACTGGCAGTACATTTAGTGGTGGCCTCGGAGAAAGTAGTAGTTCAGGCGCCATAAGCGGTGGCTCTGGAACCCATAGTATAGCCCATGGAGGTTCTGGACAGCTAGGAGCAGGACCAGCTGGTGGCTTCGGAGGTAAAACTGTTGTAGGTCTAGACAGTGGACACAGTAAGGGATTTGGAAGCACCACTGGAAAAGAAAGCTACGGTAGTGGAGGAGAATTGTTCATCAGTAGCAGTAAATCTAATGTTGGCCTCGAAGGAAGTAGTGGTTTAGGCGGTGCGACTGGCGGCTCTGGTGGTCTGGATATTGGTCATGTAGGATCAGCAAAGTCAAAAGAGAGTTCAGTAGGCAGTTTTGGAGGCAGCACTTTTGAAGGTCTAGACCATGGACACAGTAAAGAGTTTGGAAGTGGCAATAAAAAAGGAAGTTATGGCAGCGGGGAAACTTTCATCTCCACTGGCAGTACATTTAGTGGTGGCCTCGGAGAAAGTAGTAGTACAGGTGGCTTAAGTGGTGGCTCTGGAAGCCACGGTATTGTCCATGGAGGTTCTGGACAGTTAGGAGCCGGACCAACTGGTGGCTTCGGAGGTAGCACTGTTAAAAATCTAGGCGATGGACATGGCGAAGGATCTGGAAGTAGTGGAAAATATAGCCATGGCCGTGGGGAAGCTTTTTTCATTGGTGGCAGTGAATCTGGTGATGGCCACAGAGAAGTTAGTAGTTTAGGTGGTGCAAGTGGTGTCTCTGGAGGCCTAGCCACTGGCCATCGGATATCTTCAGAGTTAAGATCAGGTTCAAGTGGCAGCTTTGGAGGCAGCATTGTTGGAGGTCTAGGTGGTAAATATGCTAAAGGGTCTGAAAGTAATGCGAAAGAAAACCATGACAGCGGAGGAGCTGTAATCACTAGTAACAGTGGCTCTGGCGTCAACCTTGGAGGAGGAGGTTTAAATGGAGGAAGTGGTAGATTTGGCAGTTGGAGCAGTGGATTTGGAAGTTATAGAGGCGGCTCTGGTTTTGGAGGCAGCTTTGGAGGTGGAAACGGAAGAATTGACGGTAATACTGGAGGTTACGGTGGTGGCCATAGCATGAAATGGCATGAATCTAGCAGTTTTGGAATCAGTTCTGTTGGTAGTACTGGCGGAGGTGTAAGTGGTGGACGAGGATCAGAAGGTTTTGGCACTGGAAGTAGAGGCAATGGTGGTCATAGTGGTGGTGGTAGACTGGGTGGGTTATTTGATGGAAGTTTTGGTCTTAGAGGCGGTGGATTCGGCGGATCAAGAGTACATGAACGCTCAGACCTTGGAATCAGCTCAGGAGGTTGCGTAGCAGGTATCTGTGGCGGATGCAGAACTGGCTCTTGTGGTAGACATTGA
- the LOC123654129 gene encoding glycine-rich cell wall structural protein-like → MRRSFSLVFAILLASANASERTRRSYSGGGGGGGGGGFGFGGGGGFGFGGGGGGGGGGIGDFGSGLEVIRDGVHGILGKVHEGFSHLGGGLSGNVGGGGGLGGGIGGSSSVRGSSGEGLGGGNERTIYTTSDDGKSGGFAFTGTTGNGGYGGGGGYSRGGSGYGGGAGFGGSGGGGLSAGAGGSGKGGHNSGRGGFSGSGSGSGGGFNSGLGAGNGGSGGLGAGYGGSGGLGGGTGGGFGGGIGGGLGGGFGKGSGSNEKGNYGSGGVSSGFGSGGGLGGGSGLGGGNGGSGGLGGSHGGSGGLGGGSGGGFGGGVGVGGGLSGGSGSTEKGIYGSGGTSFGNTGSGSGSGFGGGSGSGGGTGGYGGLGGGYGGSGGLGGGLGGGFGGGSGEGLGGGTGGFNGGNSGGGSGKYGGGSGVGGGFGGGHGGSGGLGGGHSVSGGSGGGVSGGFGVSGSGGLGIGGGGGAGGGLGNGHGSGGFDAGNVASGGYGGDIGGSKGYGSSGSGSSSGGCGGGCGGCRTGSCGGHGGAFASAKASASASASASSYGKWHSPTMTRIAIVCVGLAVFAIVQATPGGYGKGGNSGGGGLGGGVGGGSGLGSGGGGGLGGGGGQGHGGGGGIGGGFGKGSGGGSGFGGGGGGGLGGGGGFGGGAGGTGGAKHKGGYGR, encoded by the exons ATGAGACGGTCGTTTAGTTTAGTATTTGCCATTTTATTGGCATCTGCAAATGCCTCCG AAAGAACTCGTAGAAGCTACAGCGGTGGCGGAGGTGGCGGCGGGGGAGGAGGATTTGGCTTCGGAGGCGGCGGTGGGTTTGGATTtggaggcggcggcggcggtggTGGGGGTGGAATAGGTGACTTTGGAAGTGGTCTAGAAGTCATCCGCGATGGTGTACATGGCATACTTGGAAAAGTTCACGAAGGCTTCAGCCACCTCGGAGGTGGCCTTAGCGGGAACGTGGGTGGTGGCGGTGGCCTTGGCGGTGGAATTGGTGGTAGTAGTAGTGTACGAGGAAGTAGTGGAGAAGGCCTAGGAGGAGGAAATGAAAGAACTATATATACGACATCTGACGATGGAAAGTCTGGTGGCTTTGCTTTTACTGGTACCACGGGGAACGGCGGATATGGTGGTGGCGGCGGTTACAGCAGGGGTGGAAGTGGCTATGGAGGTGGAGCTGGATTTGGCGGCAGTGGTGGTGGTGGACTATCAGCGGGAGCTGGCGGCAGTGGAAAGGGAGGCCATAACAGTGGAAGAGGAGGTTTCAGTGGCAGTGGTAGTGGATCTGGCGGTGGTTTCAATAGTGGTCTAGGCGCTGGAAATGGTGGATCTGGTGGTCTAGGAGCTGGCTATGGGGGATCTGGAGGACTAGGCGGAGGAACAGGTGGTGGCTTCGGAGGTGGCATTGGTGGAGGTCTAGGCGGCGGATTTGGTAAAGGGTCTGGAAGCAATGAAAAAGGAAATTATGGCAGTGGAGGAGTCAGCAGTGGCTTTGGATCTGGTGGTGGCCTCGGAGGAGGTAGTGGTTTAGGCGGCGGAAATGGTGGCTCTGGAGGTCTAGGCGGCAGTCATGGAGGATCTGGAGGGTTAGGAGGAGGATCAGGTGGTGGCTTCGGAGGCGGCGTTGGTGTAGGCGGTGGATTGAGTGGAGGGTCCGGAAGTACCGAAAAAGGAATCTATGGCAGTGGAGGAACAAGTTTCGGCAACACTGGCAGTGGATCTGGCAGTGGCTTCGGAGGAGGTAGTGGTTCAGGCGGTGGAACTGGTGGCTATGGAGGACTGGGTGGTGGCTATGGAGGATCTGGAGGACTAGGAGGAGGATTAGGTGGCGGCTTTGGAGGTGGCAGTGGAGAAGGCTTAGGCGGAGGAACTGGTGGATTTAACGGTGGGAACAGTGGCGGTGGATCTGGAAAATATGGAGGAGGATCTGGTGTCGGAGGTGGCTTTGGAGGTGGTCATGGTGGTTCAGGAGGTCTCGGAGGAGGCCATAGCGTGTCAGGAGGTTCTGGAGGAGGAGTTTCCGGTGGCTTCGGTGTTAGTGGATCTGGTGGTTTGGGAATCGGCGGTGGTGGCGGTGCTGGCGGAGGCCTAGGAAATGGTCACGGATCAGGAGGTTTTGATGCGGGAAATGTAGCCAGTGGCGGATATGGTGGTGATATTGGCGGATCTAAAGGATATGGAAGCTCAGGTTCCGGAAGTAGTTCAGGAGGTTGTGGAGGGGGCTGTGGTGGATGCAGAACTGGCTCTTGTGGTGGACATGGAGGTGCATTTGCTTCAGCGAAAGCTTCTGCATCAGCAAGTGCTAGCGCTAGTAGTTACGGAAAATG GCACAGTCCAACAATGACTAGGATTGCTATAGTTTGTGTGGGCCTCGCGGTTTTCGCTATCGTTCAAGCGACGCCAG gTGGTTATGGCAAAGGGGGAAACAGCGGTGGAGGTGGATTAGGCGGTGGCGTCGGCGGCGGTAGTGGACTTGGGAGTGGAGGTGGAGGTGGCTTAGGAGGTGGCGGTGGACAGGGTCATGGAGGTGGTGGTGGAATTGGAGGTGGATTTGGAAAAGGTAGCGGAGGCGGAAGTGGTTTCGGAGGTGGCGGCGGTGGCGGCCTTGGAGGAGGTGGTGGTTTTGGGGGTGGTGCTGGTGGTACCGGCGGTGCCAAGCACAAAGGTGGATATGG gCGCTAA